In the genome of Amia ocellicauda isolate fAmiCal2 chromosome 3, fAmiCal2.hap1, whole genome shotgun sequence, one region contains:
- the LOC136732383 gene encoding vesicle-fusing ATPase-like, whose amino-acid sequence MGIGGLDKEFADIFMNVLATHVLPLEIIEQMGLKHVKGLLLYGPPGCGKSLMATEIGKMLNAKKLTIVNSYKILSNHKQTTAQIHKMFSSAKEEYRRMGANSGLHVIILDKIDGFNRQSSKNALCQLLSKMDEVDQLNNILVIGLTTWPGLIDDALVRPGRLEVQVEIGLPDEEGREQILLIETATMRNLNRLASDVNFQELARETEGYSGMDLNNMVSDALDNAICRHIQTNSTEELQVMLEDFL is encoded by the exons ATGGGCATCGGTGGCCTGGACAAGGAGTTTGCCGACATTTTCATGAATGTCTTAGCCACCCACGTCTTGCCCCTCGAGATCATTGAGCAAATGG gctTGAAGCACGTCAAGGGGCTGCTGTTGTATGGCCCCCCGGGTTGTGGCAAGAGCCTGATGGCCACAGAGATTGGGAAGATGCTCAACGCGAAGAAGCTGACGATTGTGAACAGCTACAAGATCCTCAGCAACCACAAGCAGACAACGGCCCAAATTCACAAGATGTTTTCCAGCGCCAAGGAGGAGTACAGAAGG ATGGGGGCCAACAGCGGACTCCACGTCATCATCTTGGACAAGATCGATGGCTTCAACAGACAGAGTTCAAAAAATGCTCTCTGTCAACTGCTGTCCAAGATGGACGAAGTGGACCAGCTCAACAACATCCTGGTCATAG GACTGACCACCTGGCCTGGACTGATTGACGATGCTCTGGTGAGACCTGGCCGCCTGGAGGTCCAGGTGGAAATTG GCCTGCCGGATGAGGAGGGCAGAGAGCAGATCCTGCTCATCGAAACGGCCACGATGAGGAACTTAAACCGGTTGGCCAGTGACGTGAACTTCCAGGAGCTGgccagagagacagaggggtaCAGCGGCATGGACCTTAATAATATGGTTTCAGACGCCCTGGACAACGCAATTTGCCGCCACATCCAG ACCAATAGCACAGAGGAGCTGCAGGTGATGCTTGAGGATTTCCTGTGA